The Burkholderia lata genome contains a region encoding:
- a CDS encoding tetratricopeptide repeat protein, translating to MDGTGQALQAALAHHEAGRLAEAKTLYDAILTAQPGQPDALHFLGLLACQLKQYDAGIALMEQSLVERPDASYFNNLGNMLRENGRLDDAIAHYRRAVALRPDYPEAHNNLGNALRDAREPAAAMESCARAIELRPGYAEAYNNLGNALQDLGDFDRAASHYGRAIELDPSMAMAHANLSAVRHRQLRCAEALAHAQDAIRLAPNLADAHNHAGNAYHGLDRLDAAQASHRTAVTLNPADAGACHNLSVVLLKLQRLDEALVYCRQALQAGPPAALMHVNLGDILRAQGNVDAAVHAYRDALALVRDDADDVAATVLNRLLFSAAASACVNPADYLADARRYGRHLAARSTRHAHDPRERAARAQGRPLRVGFVSGDLRLHPVGIFLESVLAHLERTRIDLRVYVTTDEEDAITAKLKPHASGWRSIAALGPDAAARMIHDDEIDVLVDLAGHTQSSGLAVFGWKPAPVQASWLGFFASTGCDAIDYFIGDRYTQPDAEAHHFVEKPWRLPDSFLCFTPPACDVEVGPLPMAARGHPTFGCFGQLVKIGDDVVRAWSRILHALPDARLLLKAHELGREGVRDATAARFARHGIDPDRLILEGGSPRAEYFAAYNRIDVALSPFPYPGGTTTAEALWMGVPVLGMKGGRFVTHICESVLHAAGMGEWVADGEDAYVAKAIAAVRDREPLATLRAGLRAQLLASPLCDARRFAAHLEAAFIGMWQRYTNSEHEA from the coding sequence ATGGACGGAACAGGACAGGCATTGCAGGCGGCGCTCGCGCATCATGAGGCGGGGCGTCTCGCCGAAGCGAAGACGCTGTACGACGCGATCCTCACCGCGCAGCCGGGCCAGCCGGATGCGCTGCATTTTCTCGGGCTGCTGGCGTGCCAGCTGAAGCAGTACGACGCGGGCATCGCGCTGATGGAGCAATCGCTCGTCGAGCGACCGGACGCGTCGTACTTCAACAACCTGGGCAACATGCTGCGCGAAAACGGTCGGCTCGACGACGCGATCGCGCACTATCGGCGCGCGGTGGCGCTGCGGCCGGACTATCCGGAGGCGCACAACAATCTCGGCAACGCGTTGCGCGACGCGCGCGAGCCGGCGGCCGCGATGGAGAGCTGCGCGCGTGCGATCGAGCTGCGCCCCGGTTACGCGGAGGCGTACAACAACCTTGGCAACGCGCTGCAGGATCTGGGCGACTTTGATCGCGCCGCGTCGCACTACGGCCGCGCGATCGAGCTGGACCCGTCGATGGCGATGGCCCACGCGAACTTGAGCGCGGTGCGTCACCGGCAGCTGCGCTGCGCGGAAGCGCTCGCGCATGCGCAGGACGCGATCCGGCTCGCGCCGAACCTCGCCGACGCGCACAACCACGCGGGCAACGCGTATCACGGACTGGACCGGCTCGATGCGGCGCAGGCCAGCCACCGCACGGCTGTCACGCTGAATCCGGCGGACGCCGGCGCGTGCCACAACCTGTCCGTCGTGCTGCTGAAGCTGCAGCGGCTCGACGAGGCGCTCGTGTATTGCCGGCAGGCGTTGCAGGCCGGCCCGCCGGCCGCGTTGATGCACGTCAATCTCGGCGACATCCTGCGCGCGCAGGGCAACGTCGATGCCGCGGTCCACGCGTATCGCGATGCGCTTGCGCTGGTGCGCGACGACGCCGACGACGTCGCGGCGACCGTGCTGAACCGGCTGCTGTTCAGCGCGGCGGCGTCCGCTTGCGTGAACCCCGCCGACTACCTGGCCGACGCGCGGCGCTACGGCCGGCACCTGGCCGCGCGTTCGACGCGCCATGCGCACGATCCGCGTGAGCGGGCCGCGCGCGCGCAGGGGCGGCCACTGCGTGTCGGCTTCGTGTCCGGCGACCTGCGCCTGCATCCGGTCGGCATCTTCCTGGAAAGCGTGCTCGCGCACCTCGAGCGCACGCGCATCGACCTGCGCGTGTACGTGACCACGGACGAGGAGGACGCGATCACCGCGAAACTGAAGCCGCACGCGAGCGGCTGGCGTTCGATCGCCGCGCTGGGTCCGGACGCGGCCGCGCGGATGATTCACGACGACGAAATCGACGTCCTCGTCGACCTCGCCGGCCATACGCAGTCGAGCGGGTTGGCCGTTTTTGGCTGGAAACCCGCGCCGGTACAGGCGAGCTGGCTCGGCTTCTTCGCGTCGACCGGCTGCGACGCGATCGATTACTTCATCGGCGACCGCTACACGCAGCCGGACGCCGAAGCGCATCACTTCGTCGAGAAGCCGTGGCGGCTGCCGGACAGCTTCCTGTGCTTCACGCCGCCGGCCTGCGACGTCGAGGTCGGGCCGCTGCCGATGGCGGCGCGCGGCCATCCGACGTTCGGTTGCTTCGGCCAGCTCGTGAAGATCGGCGACGACGTCGTGCGCGCATGGTCGCGCATCCTGCACGCGCTGCCGGACGCGCGGCTGCTGCTCAAGGCGCACGAACTCGGCCGCGAGGGCGTGCGCGACGCGACCGCCGCGCGCTTCGCGCGGCATGGCATCGACCCGGACCGGCTGATCCTCGAGGGCGGTTCGCCGCGCGCGGAATACTTTGCCGCGTATAACCGCATCGACGTCGCGCTGAGCCCGTTTCCGTACCCGGGCGGCACGACCACCGCCGAAGCGCTGTGGATGGGCGTGCCGGTGCTCGGGATGAAGGGCGGCCGGTTCGTCACGCACATTTGCGAAAGCGTGCTGCACGCGGCGGGCATGGGCGAATGGGTCGCTGACGGCGAGGACGCCTACGTCGCGAAGGCGATCGCGGCGGTGCGCGACCGCGAGCCGCTCGCGACGCTGCGCGCCGGGCTGCGCGCGCAACTGCTCGCGTCGCCGCTGTGCGACGCGCGCCGGTTCGCGGCGCATCTCGAAGCGGCGTTCATCGGCATGTGGCAACGCTATACGAACTCGGAACACGAAGCATGA
- a CDS encoding tetratricopeptide repeat protein produces MNDIQDTLQSALAHHQAGRLAEAKTLYDAILTAQPGQPDALHFLGLLACQLKQYDAGIALMEQSLVARPDASYFNNLGNMLRESGRLDDAIAHYRRAVGLRPDYPEAHNNLGNALRDAREPTAAMESCARAIELRPGYAEAYNNLGNALQDLGEHEAAAASYAKAVAHQPQYADAYCNLGNALNAQEKFDDAADAYRRAIALQPGFRVAHQGLSETLRAAGDLRGAVDHAREGLDPGDADAHCVLARLLQRMSEFDKAVELLERAIAIDPAHARAWAWLGDLRNQQGEYGQAVQACRHAIELDPELADAYNFLGFAYHNLNRLAAAELSYRHAIDLNPDDADAHQNLAAALLRLEKLDEALKHTEIARELGIDPLKLQMTLGDILWAKGDLAGALDAFRTAIRYDLHRAYSRMLFNMSSSPAFEPQEWVAEARRYGEHLERDAHPFEHDRAQRVARAQGRPLRVGFVSGDLRQHPVGIFLESVLARIDRSRIEPHAYVTFVGEDDVTARLRPNFASWKKVVGLGREEAAQLIRDDGIDILIDMAGHTDWSGLPIFGHKPAPVQASWLGFFATTGCRAIDYFIGDAHTLPADEAQHFTERPWRLPDSYLCFTPPPYDVAVGPLPMVAHGGVTFGCFGKLIKISDEVVALWSRILHALPDAHLLLKAHELGADDVNQATLNRFARHGIGADRLILEGGSPRAEYFAAYNRIDVALSPFPYPGGTTTAEALWMGVPVLGMKGGRFVTHICESVLHAAGMGDWIATDEDAYLTKAVAFARDRDRLATLRATLRAQLLASPLCDASRFARNLEDALHGMWACYASGETAPGGA; encoded by the coding sequence ATGAACGATATTCAAGACACGCTGCAGTCCGCGCTGGCGCATCATCAGGCGGGCCGTCTCGCCGAAGCGAAGACGCTGTACGACGCGATCCTCACCGCGCAGCCGGGCCAGCCGGATGCGCTGCATTTCCTCGGGCTGCTGGCGTGTCAGCTGAAGCAGTACGACGCGGGCATCGCGCTGATGGAGCAATCGCTCGTCGCGCGGCCGGACGCGTCGTACTTCAACAACCTGGGCAACATGCTGCGCGAAAGCGGCCGGCTCGACGACGCGATCGCGCACTACCGTCGCGCGGTGGGGCTGCGGCCGGACTATCCGGAGGCGCACAACAATCTCGGCAACGCGTTGCGCGACGCGCGCGAGCCGACGGCTGCGATGGAGAGCTGCGCGCGTGCGATCGAGCTGCGGCCCGGCTATGCGGAGGCGTACAACAACCTCGGCAACGCGCTGCAGGATCTGGGCGAGCACGAGGCGGCGGCGGCGAGCTACGCCAAGGCGGTCGCGCACCAGCCGCAATACGCGGATGCGTACTGCAATCTCGGCAACGCGCTGAATGCGCAGGAGAAATTCGACGATGCCGCGGATGCCTATCGTCGCGCCATCGCGCTGCAACCGGGCTTCCGTGTCGCGCACCAGGGGCTGAGCGAGACGCTGCGCGCGGCAGGTGATCTGCGGGGTGCGGTCGACCATGCGCGCGAGGGACTCGATCCGGGCGACGCGGACGCGCACTGCGTATTGGCCAGGCTCCTGCAGCGCATGAGCGAGTTCGACAAGGCGGTCGAACTGCTCGAGCGGGCGATCGCGATCGATCCCGCGCATGCACGGGCGTGGGCCTGGCTCGGCGACCTGCGCAACCAGCAGGGCGAATACGGTCAGGCTGTGCAGGCGTGCCGGCACGCGATCGAGCTCGATCCCGAACTGGCCGATGCGTACAATTTCCTCGGCTTCGCGTATCACAACCTCAATCGGCTGGCTGCGGCGGAGCTGAGCTACCGGCACGCGATCGACCTGAACCCCGACGATGCCGACGCCCATCAGAACCTCGCCGCCGCGCTGTTGCGGCTCGAGAAGCTCGACGAGGCGCTGAAGCACACCGAGATCGCGCGGGAACTCGGCATCGATCCGCTGAAGCTCCAGATGACGCTCGGCGACATCCTGTGGGCAAAAGGGGATCTCGCCGGCGCGCTGGACGCATTCCGCACGGCGATCCGGTACGACCTTCATCGCGCGTACTCGCGGATGCTGTTCAACATGTCGAGTTCGCCCGCGTTCGAGCCGCAGGAGTGGGTCGCTGAAGCGCGCCGCTATGGCGAACATCTCGAGCGCGACGCGCATCCGTTCGAGCACGACCGCGCGCAGCGCGTCGCGCGGGCGCAGGGGCGGCCGCTGCGCGTCGGCTTCGTGTCGGGCGACTTGCGGCAGCACCCGGTCGGCATTTTCCTGGAAAGCGTACTGGCGCGGATCGACCGGTCGCGCATCGAGCCACATGCCTATGTGACGTTCGTCGGCGAGGACGACGTGACCGCGCGGCTCAGGCCGAACTTCGCGAGCTGGAAGAAGGTGGTCGGCCTGGGCCGCGAGGAGGCCGCGCAACTGATTCGCGACGACGGCATCGATATCCTGATCGACATGGCAGGCCATACCGACTGGAGCGGCCTGCCGATTTTCGGGCACAAGCCCGCGCCGGTGCAGGCGAGCTGGCTCGGTTTCTTCGCGACGACCGGTTGCCGCGCGATCGACTATTTCATCGGCGATGCGCATACGCTACCCGCCGACGAGGCGCAACACTTCACCGAGCGGCCGTGGCGGCTGCCGGACAGCTATCTGTGCTTCACGCCGCCGCCGTACGATGTCGCGGTCGGCCCGCTGCCGATGGTGGCTCATGGCGGCGTCACGTTCGGCTGCTTCGGCAAGCTGATCAAGATCAGCGACGAGGTCGTCGCGCTGTGGTCGCGCATCCTGCACGCGCTGCCGGACGCGCACCTGCTGCTGAAGGCCCATGAGCTCGGCGCCGACGACGTGAACCAGGCGACGCTCAACCGCTTCGCGCGGCATGGCATCGGCGCGGATCGGCTGATCCTCGAAGGCGGGTCGCCGCGTGCGGAATACTTTGCCGCGTATAACCGCATCGACGTCGCGCTGAGCCCGTTTCCGTACCCGGGCGGCACGACCACCGCCGAAGCGCTGTGGATGGGCGTGCCGGTGCTCGGGATGAAGGGCGGCCGGTTCGTCACGCACATTTGCGAAAGCGTGCTGCACGCGGCGGGCATGGGCGACTGGATCGCGACGGACGAGGATGCGTACCTGACGAAGGCCGTCGCGTTCGCCCGCGATCGTGACCGGCTGGCGACGTTGCGGGCAACGCTGCGCGCGCAATTGCTCGCGTCGCCGCTGTGCGACGCGTCGCGCTTCGCGCGCAACCTGGAGGATGCGCTGCACGGCATGTGGGCCTGCTATGCGTCCGGCGAGACGGCGCCCGGGGGCGCGTGA
- a CDS encoding flagellar protein FliT codes for MTNDTLSRAFDLTRAMQSAADARDWVRVAALVDERSPLLMNLSGEQTPDALDQVRQIMAIDASITEHAQTDRDRLAAEFAQSQERIKAASQYQKAGML; via the coding sequence ATGACGAACGACACCCTGTCCCGCGCCTTCGACCTGACCCGTGCCATGCAGTCGGCGGCCGACGCACGCGACTGGGTGCGCGTCGCGGCACTCGTCGACGAACGCTCGCCGCTGCTGATGAACCTGTCCGGCGAGCAGACCCCGGACGCGCTGGACCAGGTGCGGCAGATCATGGCGATCGACGCGTCGATCACGGAGCATGCGCAGACGGACCGTGACCGCCTGGCTGCGGAATTTGCGCAGTCCCAGGAGCGGATCAAGGCCGCGAGCCAGTACCAGAAGGCCGGCATGCTGTGA